A window of the Bacillota bacterium genome harbors these coding sequences:
- a CDS encoding NADH-quinone oxidoreductase subunit NuoF translates to MIKSVADLRKIKEQFINTTKRERKRISVCAGTGCVVNGSLKVIKAFEEEIKKHGLLVDLEMLTEGSEGVRVSKTGCHGFCQMGPLVYINPGDMLLVKVAPEDVPAIVQSCIIEDGLPPEKNQYHHPQTNQTYIKGEEIPFYSQQNRQVLANCGHVDPTNLEEYVANDGYFALAKVITEYTPEEVCQVVIDSGLRGRGGGGFPTGRKWLFTRQAQGDKKYVVCNGDEGDPGAFMDRSVMEGDPHKLIEGMIIAAYAVGADEGYIYVRAEYPLAIQRLQQAIADAEEHGLLGDNILNSDFSFRLHISKGAGAFVCGEETALLASIEGGRGMPRPKPPYPATSGLFGKPTVINNVETFANVPLILLKGAEAFRAVGTKTSPGTKTFAITGEVANTGLIEVPMGTKLGDIVYKIGGGLRSGKDFKAVQIGGPSGGCLTKEHLDVPLDFDSLKEYGAMVGSGGLVIMDEGTCMVEVARFFMKFAQNESCGKCVLCREGTKRMLEILDKIVAGQGELADLDLLVEIGEAVKDGSLCGLGKTAPNPVLTTLQYFRDEYLAHVVDKRCPAGVCQSLKRFVIDPEKCRGCSKCARICPANCISGKVKEPFVIDQEACLKCGSCVAACPFGAIEEVA, encoded by the coding sequence ATGATTAAATCTGTCGCGGATCTGCGCAAGATTAAAGAACAGTTTATCAATACCACCAAACGGGAACGGAAGCGCATCTCCGTCTGCGCAGGTACCGGTTGTGTGGTCAACGGATCTTTGAAGGTCATCAAGGCCTTCGAAGAGGAAATCAAGAAGCACGGCCTTTTGGTGGACCTGGAAATGCTCACCGAAGGCTCCGAAGGTGTACGGGTCTCCAAGACCGGTTGTCACGGATTCTGTCAGATGGGGCCCTTGGTATACATCAACCCTGGGGATATGTTGCTGGTGAAGGTAGCCCCCGAGGATGTGCCGGCTATCGTCCAGTCCTGCATCATTGAAGACGGGCTGCCCCCGGAGAAGAACCAGTATCACCACCCCCAGACCAACCAAACCTATATCAAAGGTGAGGAGATCCCCTTCTACAGCCAGCAGAACAGGCAAGTGCTAGCCAACTGCGGCCACGTGGATCCCACCAACCTGGAAGAATATGTGGCCAATGATGGGTACTTCGCCCTGGCCAAGGTCATTACCGAATACACCCCGGAAGAGGTTTGCCAGGTGGTAATCGATTCGGGACTGCGGGGCAGGGGAGGCGGCGGTTTCCCCACGGGGCGAAAGTGGCTGTTTACCCGGCAGGCCCAGGGCGATAAAAAATACGTTGTCTGTAACGGAGACGAAGGGGACCCCGGCGCTTTCATGGACCGGTCGGTCATGGAAGGTGACCCCCACAAGTTAATCGAAGGCATGATCATCGCCGCCTATGCCGTAGGCGCCGACGAGGGATATATCTACGTCCGGGCCGAGTATCCCTTGGCCATCCAAAGGTTGCAGCAAGCCATCGCGGATGCGGAAGAACACGGTCTTTTAGGCGACAATATTCTCAACAGCGACTTTTCCTTCCGCTTGCATATCAGCAAAGGCGCCGGCGCCTTCGTGTGCGGTGAGGAGACGGCCCTGTTGGCCTCCATCGAAGGCGGTCGGGGAATGCCACGGCCCAAACCTCCCTATCCTGCCACCAGTGGATTGTTTGGCAAGCCCACGGTGATCAACAACGTGGAGACCTTTGCCAACGTGCCCTTGATCCTGTTAAAAGGCGCCGAAGCCTTCCGGGCGGTGGGGACGAAGACGAGCCCTGGCACCAAGACCTTCGCCATTACCGGTGAAGTGGCCAACACGGGACTGATCGAAGTGCCCATGGGCACTAAGCTCGGCGACATCGTCTACAAGATCGGTGGCGGCCTGCGGTCCGGCAAGGACTTCAAGGCGGTCCAGATCGGTGGTCCTTCGGGTGGATGCCTCACCAAAGAGCATCTGGACGTACCCTTGGACTTTGACTCCTTGAAGGAATATGGTGCCATGGTTGGTTCCGGCGGACTGGTCATCATGGACGAAGGCACCTGTATGGTGGAAGTAGCACGCTTCTTCATGAAGTTCGCCCAAAACGAATCCTGTGGTAAGTGTGTTTTGTGTCGCGAAGGTACCAAGCGGATGCTGGAGATCCTGGATAAAATCGTTGCGGGCCAGGGTGAACTGGCGGACCTCGATCTTTTGGTGGAAATTGGGGAAGCGGTGAAGGACGGATCCCTATGCGGCCTGGGTAAGACAGCGCCCAACCCGGTACTCACCACCCTCCAGTACTTCAGGGACGAATATCTGGCCCACGTTGTGGACAAACGGTGTCCCGCTGGAGTCTGTCAGTCCCTGAAACGGTTTGTCATTGATCCGGAGAAATGCCGCGGTTGCAGCAAGTGTGCCCGGATTTGTCCTGCCAATTGTATCAGTGGCAAGGTCAAGGAACCCTTCGTCATTGATCAAGAGGCCTGCCTGAAGTGCGGCAGCTGTGTAGCGGCTTGTCCCTTCGGCGCAATTGAGGAGGTGGCTTAA
- the nuoE gene encoding NADH-quinone oxidoreductase subunit NuoE, translated as MAAKQTTSEEIRSFAKVNAIIEAHGKRPEALIAILQEIQEEYRYLPEEVLAYVATALNISPAKVYGVTTFYAQFSTVPKGKYVIQVCDGTACHVRGSNPLIETIQKTLGISEEKPTSDDLLFTLETVSCLGACGLAPVMLINDKVFGEMTPEKTKELLEKLKSGEVTLDD; from the coding sequence GTGGCAGCCAAACAAACCACTTCGGAGGAAATCCGCAGTTTTGCCAAGGTGAACGCGATCATTGAAGCCCACGGCAAAAGACCTGAAGCCTTGATCGCCATCCTCCAGGAGATCCAGGAGGAATACAGATACTTGCCCGAAGAGGTTCTCGCCTATGTGGCAACGGCGCTGAACATCTCACCGGCAAAGGTGTACGGTGTGACCACCTTCTACGCCCAGTTTTCCACCGTGCCCAAGGGAAAATACGTCATCCAGGTGTGTGATGGTACCGCCTGTCACGTGCGGGGGTCCAATCCGCTGATCGAGACCATCCAAAAGACCCTGGGGATTTCCGAAGAGAAACCCACCAGTGATGACCTGCTCTTTACCCTGGAGACGGTTTCGTGTCTTGGCGCCTGTGGTCTGGCCCCGGTGATGCTCATCAACGACAAGGTCTTTGGAGAGATGACACCGGAGAAAACCAAGGAGTTGCTGGAGAAATTGAAGAGTGGGGAGGTAACCCTTGATGATTAA
- a CDS encoding Gfo/Idh/MocA family oxidoreductase yields the protein MERLRIGIVGVSGRGTMARLWHNENQKRSVVVAGMDPSPEFLEQFKATVNPDAFTTTDFYELLEQDIDAVAIFSPDNFHEEQAIAALKAGKHVFCEKPMAITTEGCDRMLQAWKESGKHLMIGHNMRYMRFVRTMKEIIDAGVIGELKMVWCRHFIGYGARFYFHDWHGTRENVTSLLLQKGAHDIDVIHWLAGGFTSSVVGTGGLDYYGGDKDNDLRCPTCPENKTCTEVQSRAEPARRQMCVFRKEIDVEDTNMILMNLDNGVRACYLQCHFAPDIWRNYTFIGTEGRLENVNGESKITVLTRRSNTWREYAHRTYDVKPPTEGGHGGADPLIAEDFLDLVFTGKSEIADPIAARMAVATGVAGAESIRNNSKLVTIDKPQL from the coding sequence ATGGAGCGACTGCGCATCGGAATTGTGGGTGTATCGGGCCGCGGAACAATGGCACGTCTATGGCACAATGAAAACCAGAAACGTTCCGTAGTGGTGGCGGGAATGGACCCATCACCGGAGTTTTTGGAGCAGTTTAAAGCGACGGTAAACCCCGATGCCTTCACCACCACAGACTTCTATGAATTATTGGAACAGGACATCGATGCAGTGGCCATTTTCTCCCCGGACAATTTCCACGAAGAGCAGGCCATCGCCGCGCTCAAGGCCGGCAAACACGTTTTCTGCGAAAAACCCATGGCCATTACCACCGAAGGCTGCGACCGGATGTTGCAGGCCTGGAAGGAGTCGGGCAAGCACTTGATGATCGGACATAACATGCGGTACATGCGCTTTGTCCGGACCATGAAAGAGATCATTGATGCAGGAGTCATCGGTGAACTGAAGATGGTCTGGTGCCGGCATTTCATCGGCTATGGTGCCCGTTTCTACTTCCATGACTGGCATGGCACTAGGGAAAATGTGACCAGTCTCCTGCTCCAAAAGGGGGCCCACGACATCGACGTCATCCACTGGCTAGCTGGCGGTTTCACATCTTCGGTGGTGGGTACCGGTGGCTTGGACTACTACGGTGGCGACAAAGACAACGATCTCCGTTGTCCCACCTGTCCGGAGAATAAGACCTGTACCGAAGTGCAATCCCGTGCGGAGCCGGCCCGTCGACAAATGTGTGTCTTTAGGAAAGAAATCGATGTGGAAGATACCAACATGATCCTCATGAACCTGGACAACGGCGTGCGAGCTTGCTACCTGCAGTGCCATTTCGCCCCGGACATCTGGCGGAACTATACCTTTATCGGAACCGAAGGACGTTTGGAAAACGTCAATGGGGAGAGCAAGATCACGGTGTTGACCCGGCGTTCCAACACCTGGCGGGAATACGCTCACCGTACCTATGATGTGAAACCTCCCACCGAGGGAGGCCACGGCGGTGCCGATCCCTTGATCGCGGAAGACTTCCTGGATCTAGTCTTTACAGGGAAGAGTGAGATTGCCGATCCCATCGCCGCCCGGATGGCCGTGGCCACAGGGGTAGCCGGTGCAGAGTCCATCCGGAACAACAGCAAATTAGTCACCATCGATAAACCCCAGCTGTAG
- a CDS encoding redox-sensing transcriptional repressor Rex, producing MAQLVSIPKPTLERLPRYLRVLYREKERGTAFISSGALGHETGVDEFQVRKDLQYVKISGRPGKGYFIDDLIYSIEELLGLNKVNEAIVIGAGRLGQAISLYPGFDRYGLRIVALFDNDPFKIGQKVGNKPILNVAKMPELIRRMAIPMAVITVPAEHAQAVADQAILGGVRALWNFAPVVLEVPPGVHVRNEDLAVGLASLSHHLAKATKRRI from the coding sequence ATCGCTCAGCTCGTTTCCATACCGAAGCCAACTTTAGAGAGACTGCCCCGGTACCTGCGCGTGCTGTACCGAGAGAAGGAAAGGGGCACCGCCTTCATCTCCTCGGGGGCATTGGGACATGAAACCGGGGTCGACGAATTCCAAGTACGCAAAGATCTGCAGTATGTGAAGATCAGTGGCCGCCCGGGGAAAGGCTACTTCATCGATGACCTCATCTACAGCATCGAAGAATTGTTGGGACTGAACAAGGTAAATGAGGCGATCGTCATTGGTGCCGGTCGCCTCGGGCAGGCCATCAGCCTTTATCCGGGATTTGACCGTTATGGTCTGCGCATCGTCGCCCTTTTTGACAACGATCCCTTCAAGATCGGACAAAAGGTAGGGAACAAGCCCATCCTCAATGTGGCGAAGATGCCGGAATTAATTAGAAGGATGGCCATCCCAATGGCGGTGATTACCGTACCTGCCGAACACGCACAGGCCGTGGCCGACCAAGCCATCCTAGGCGGGGTGCGAGCCCTTTGGAACTTCGCACCGGTGGTCTTGGAAGTGCCACCTGGCGTCCATGTGCGTAACGAGGATCTTGCCGTTGGGTTGGCATCTTTATCCCATCACTTGGCCAAGGCCACGAAGCGAAGAATCTAA
- a CDS encoding SpoIIE family protein phosphatase, which translates to MGDFYVEIGISCLPKYTEELCGDTVRTTATEASVVGVVSDGLGSGVKASILSTLTTSIAARMFTSGVSLEDMMETIGATLPLCRERKIAYATLTALEIRRTGQAYLAEFDAPEALLLRGGQPVVLERTPRRVRGGTWTVNEAHFWMQEDDYLVCVTDGVIHAGIGAKLALGLGETGLRNYLEQELTPQMEAQTVADRILDYVHFLYDGRPGDDATALVLRTRKPRRLMVLVGPPKDPALDPVLARKLAAFPGKKVICGGTTATLVARELERPLTIDLEQFPVDHPPSGQIPGIDLVTEGIITLCTTAEMLTDQRDRYQENSPAGQLSQLLLESDYIDFHVGGAINPAHQNPDLPFDLALKQQVVNKIAAALKEKGKRVQLQFY; encoded by the coding sequence ATGGGTGATTTTTACGTGGAAATTGGTATCAGCTGCCTGCCTAAGTACACGGAAGAGCTGTGTGGCGACACCGTCCGCACCACCGCCACCGAAGCTTCGGTGGTAGGGGTGGTCTCCGACGGGTTAGGCAGTGGGGTGAAGGCCAGTATCCTCTCCACCCTCACCACCAGCATCGCAGCCCGCATGTTTACTTCCGGGGTTTCCCTGGAGGACATGATGGAAACCATCGGGGCCACCTTGCCCCTTTGCAGGGAGCGAAAGATCGCTTATGCGACCCTCACGGCCCTGGAGATCCGCCGGACCGGACAGGCCTATTTAGCCGAATTCGATGCTCCCGAGGCATTGCTCCTCCGGGGGGGACAGCCGGTGGTCTTAGAACGCACCCCCCGGCGGGTGCGGGGAGGCACTTGGACGGTGAACGAAGCCCACTTCTGGATGCAAGAGGATGATTACCTGGTCTGTGTCACCGATGGGGTGATCCACGCAGGGATCGGTGCCAAGCTGGCCCTGGGACTGGGGGAAACGGGACTGCGGAATTATCTTGAGCAGGAACTTACCCCCCAGATGGAAGCCCAGACCGTAGCGGACCGGATCCTGGATTACGTCCACTTCCTGTATGATGGCCGGCCGGGGGACGATGCCACGGCCCTGGTGCTCAGGACCCGCAAGCCCCGGCGGTTGATGGTACTGGTGGGCCCCCCTAAGGATCCCGCCCTGGATCCGGTACTGGCGCGGAAACTGGCGGCCTTTCCCGGAAAGAAAGTAATCTGCGGAGGCACCACCGCTACGCTTGTGGCCAGGGAGTTGGAAAGGCCCCTGACCATTGATCTGGAGCAATTTCCCGTGGATCATCCACCCAGCGGCCAGATCCCGGGAATCGACCTGGTGACCGAGGGAATCATTACCCTCTGTACCACCGCCGAGATGCTCACAGACCAGAGGGATAGATACCAAGAAAACTCACCTGCGGGGCAGTTGAGTCAACTGCTTTTGGAAAGCGACTACATCGACTTTCATGTCGGCGGGGCCATCAATCCGGCCCACCAAAACCCGGATTTGCCCTTTGACCTGGCGCTGAAACAGCAGGTGGTAAATAAAATCGCCGCGGCCTTGAAAGAAAAAGGCAAGCGGGTGCAACTGCAGTTTTACTAA
- a CDS encoding (2Fe-2S) ferredoxin domain-containing protein, with amino-acid sequence MITIEVCVGSSCYLKGAHQIVQYLQEALQEADITDAVELRCVFCLGQCQNGPNLLVDGKLLSGITPEKAKELIHQVILPQVRGE; translated from the coding sequence GTGATTACCATCGAAGTTTGCGTCGGTAGCTCCTGTTACTTGAAAGGGGCCCACCAGATTGTCCAATACCTCCAGGAGGCCCTGCAAGAAGCGGACATCACCGACGCGGTGGAACTGCGTTGCGTCTTCTGTCTTGGTCAATGCCAGAACGGTCCCAATCTGTTGGTGGATGGTAAACTGTTAAGCGGCATCACACCGGAAAAGGCCAAGGAACTGATTCACCAGGTCATCCTGCCGCAGGTGAGGGGAGAGTAA
- a CDS encoding PAS domain-containing protein, which yields MGIITTNIAHCKDCYKCVRRCPVKAIRVIDGHAQVWDELCVHDGSCINVCPQGAKKVESHLELVQELLRGQAPVIASIAPSFTAVWPRQAKALPEILTQLGFTAVQETAVAAEVVAQAHRRELLDRKAKGGPLPVITSSCPAVVELIEKHFPESVELIAKVVSPMILHGYMLKEQYGPDSRVVFIGPCVAKKAEMHIEEHRGSIDAVLTFTELEELCQGASLDLSGTAGDFSPPHPNLARLFPLEGGLIRTAGLDPCMLAGGLRAISGIQECIEFLTELRQERPANLEMVELMSCKNGCIGGPALGSARSLEVRRQRVIHWYEQERKTPAPMAALDEIPRRHYRVRPEAQLPTPSEEEIRKILAQIGKFSPEDELNCGACGYDTCREKAIAVYRKAAEIEMCIPYMRKRAESLANVIMESIPNGIVVCDRDLNIVSLNPAAEKMFLCKLDQVKGKKLGYLLDPKHFRQALSTEELTIVEVAYPNYNLTTKQYILYVKQEGIVIGIFVDITQEQRQQAKLTSLRQETLLKAQEVIDRQMRVAQEIAGLLGETTAETKVLLTRLTNFIREEGNGHG from the coding sequence ATGGGGATCATCACCACAAACATTGCACATTGCAAAGACTGCTATAAATGCGTTCGCCGGTGCCCGGTAAAGGCTATTCGGGTGATCGATGGCCATGCCCAGGTCTGGGATGAACTATGTGTACATGATGGATCCTGCATAAATGTGTGCCCCCAGGGGGCCAAGAAGGTCGAGTCCCACCTGGAGTTGGTGCAGGAGCTCCTAAGGGGACAAGCACCGGTCATCGCCAGCATTGCTCCTTCCTTCACCGCGGTATGGCCTAGGCAGGCCAAGGCCTTGCCTGAAATACTCACCCAATTAGGGTTTACCGCCGTTCAGGAGACAGCAGTGGCGGCGGAAGTCGTGGCCCAGGCACATCGACGGGAGCTTTTGGACCGCAAGGCTAAGGGCGGACCACTTCCCGTCATCACCAGCAGCTGTCCGGCCGTGGTAGAGCTGATTGAAAAACATTTTCCTGAGAGTGTAGAACTGATTGCCAAAGTAGTATCCCCGATGATCCTCCACGGGTATATGCTGAAAGAACAATACGGGCCGGACAGCCGCGTGGTTTTCATCGGGCCCTGCGTGGCCAAGAAGGCGGAAATGCACATTGAAGAACACCGGGGAAGCATTGATGCGGTGCTCACTTTCACAGAACTGGAAGAGCTTTGCCAGGGCGCATCCTTGGACCTCTCTGGCACTGCCGGGGATTTTTCCCCGCCCCACCCAAACCTAGCCCGACTTTTCCCCTTAGAAGGTGGGTTAATCCGGACTGCTGGGCTGGATCCCTGTATGCTGGCCGGAGGCCTGCGGGCCATCAGCGGCATCCAAGAGTGCATTGAGTTCTTAACGGAGCTTCGGCAGGAGCGACCCGCAAACCTAGAGATGGTGGAGCTCATGTCCTGCAAGAACGGTTGCATCGGCGGCCCGGCCCTGGGGTCGGCCCGTTCCTTGGAGGTACGCCGGCAACGGGTCATTCATTGGTACGAGCAGGAAAGGAAAACACCAGCGCCCATGGCGGCTTTAGACGAAATCCCCAGGCGCCACTACCGGGTAAGGCCAGAGGCCCAGCTGCCCACCCCCTCCGAGGAGGAGATCCGTAAGATCCTGGCCCAAATCGGCAAGTTCAGCCCCGAAGATGAGCTCAACTGTGGGGCCTGCGGTTACGATACTTGCCGGGAGAAGGCCATTGCGGTCTACCGGAAGGCCGCAGAAATCGAAATGTGCATCCCCTATATGCGCAAGCGGGCCGAATCTTTGGCCAATGTGATTATGGAATCCATTCCCAATGGGATTGTGGTCTGTGACCGGGATTTGAACATTGTCTCCTTGAATCCCGCAGCAGAGAAGATGTTTCTCTGCAAGCTAGACCAAGTAAAGGGCAAGAAGCTGGGATACCTACTGGATCCCAAACATTTTCGGCAGGCCCTGTCCACCGAGGAACTGACCATTGTGGAGGTGGCCTACCCGAATTACAACTTAACAACAAAGCAATACATCCTCTATGTAAAACAAGAGGGCATCGTCATTGGCATTTTCGTGGATATCACCCAGGAGCAAAGGCAACAGGCTAAGTTGACCTCCCTGCGACAGGAAACCTTACTCAAGGCCCAGGAGGTCATCGACCGGCAGATGCGGGTCGCCCAAGAGATCGCCGGCCTTTTAGGGGAGACCACCGCCGAGACCAAGGTGCTGCTTACCCGATTGACCAACTTCATCAGGGAAGAGGGTAACGGTCATGGGTGA
- a CDS encoding 2Fe-2S iron-sulfur cluster binding domain-containing protein — protein MGKLTLNNREITFTDEKNLLEVIRNAGIDLPTFCYHSDLSVYGGCRMCVVEIGGMGVVASCSTPPSDGMVVRTHTARLQKIRKLALELILANHDRECTTCKKSGDCHLQDLSHRLGVDEIRFGHRDKHLPIDASSPSVVRDPNKCILCGDCVRMCEEIQGIGVLGFANRGSDVVVTPAFGKNMAEVDCVSCGQCAAVCPTAALTIKHEYDKVFEQINAGKTVIAQIAPAVRVAIGEAFGLPSGENNIGKLVAALKYLGFSKVFDTSVTADLTVLEETEEFLERVTTGSNNLPLFTSCCPAWVKFAEQYYPNLLPHLSSCRSPQQMFGSVVKRYYSEKLGVKPEDIFLVSIMPCTAKKFEAKRPEFTTNGVADVDLVLTTQEVVAMLKNAGIDFPSLDVEPFDSPFGFATGAGIIFGVSGGVSEAVLRYAAEKLGANINNGEVEVVKHISPEGITVLTAQLGDQTLKLGVVSGLANARELVDKLDELDLDIIEVMACPGGCVNGAGQPQSFNGDRRKQRTKGLVNAEKMTQLRKSQQNPSLMNLYNEWLEKPGSTVAHQALHTEYKPRRRLAGLGITLEEGAQTDVEVCIGTCCYLRGSYDILQQISKEIQTAGCEEKVNLKGTFCFEQCSGGPMVRINDTLIGNVTPEKVPELIKQIVELTTEKQ, from the coding sequence GTGGGTAAACTGACCCTGAATAACCGAGAAATAACCTTTACCGATGAGAAGAACCTGTTGGAGGTTATCCGGAACGCAGGCATCGACCTGCCGACCTTTTGCTATCATTCCGATTTGAGTGTCTACGGCGGATGCCGCATGTGTGTAGTGGAAATCGGCGGAATGGGCGTGGTGGCTTCCTGCTCCACACCGCCTAGCGACGGTATGGTGGTACGCACCCACACCGCAAGACTCCAAAAGATCCGCAAACTGGCTTTGGAGCTGATCTTGGCCAACCACGATCGGGAATGCACCACCTGTAAGAAGAGCGGCGATTGCCACCTGCAGGATCTCTCCCACCGGCTCGGGGTAGATGAGATCCGCTTCGGACACCGGGACAAACACCTGCCCATCGACGCCAGCAGCCCCAGTGTAGTGCGGGATCCCAACAAGTGCATCCTGTGCGGCGACTGTGTGCGCATGTGCGAAGAGATCCAGGGCATCGGCGTCCTCGGCTTTGCCAACCGCGGTTCCGATGTGGTGGTCACCCCCGCCTTCGGCAAGAACATGGCGGAAGTGGACTGTGTCAGTTGCGGCCAGTGCGCGGCGGTGTGCCCCACGGCGGCCCTGACCATCAAACATGAATATGACAAGGTCTTTGAACAGATCAATGCGGGCAAAACCGTAATTGCCCAGATCGCCCCCGCGGTACGGGTGGCCATCGGCGAAGCCTTTGGGCTGCCCTCGGGGGAGAACAACATCGGCAAACTGGTGGCGGCCTTGAAATACCTGGGCTTCAGCAAGGTCTTCGACACCAGCGTCACCGCAGACCTGACGGTGCTAGAGGAGACCGAGGAATTTTTGGAGCGGGTCACCACCGGCAGCAACAACTTGCCCCTGTTTACCTCCTGCTGCCCGGCCTGGGTGAAGTTTGCGGAGCAGTACTATCCGAACCTGTTGCCGCACCTATCTTCCTGCCGGTCGCCCCAGCAGATGTTCGGTTCGGTAGTGAAGCGGTATTACTCCGAGAAACTGGGCGTAAAGCCAGAGGACATTTTCCTGGTATCCATCATGCCCTGTACCGCCAAGAAGTTCGAGGCCAAGCGGCCTGAGTTCACCACCAACGGCGTGGCCGATGTGGACCTGGTGCTCACCACCCAGGAAGTGGTGGCCATGTTGAAAAACGCAGGCATCGACTTCCCATCCCTGGATGTGGAGCCCTTTGACAGCCCCTTCGGCTTTGCCACCGGAGCGGGAATCATCTTTGGTGTCAGCGGTGGCGTCAGCGAAGCAGTGCTCCGCTATGCCGCAGAAAAACTGGGGGCCAACATCAACAACGGTGAGGTAGAGGTGGTAAAGCACATCAGTCCCGAGGGCATCACCGTCTTGACGGCCCAGCTAGGCGATCAAACCCTGAAACTGGGGGTGGTCAGCGGCTTGGCCAATGCCCGGGAACTAGTTGATAAACTAGATGAACTGGATCTGGACATCATCGAAGTGATGGCTTGCCCCGGCGGTTGTGTCAACGGTGCCGGCCAACCCCAAAGCTTTAACGGTGACCGGCGTAAGCAGCGGACCAAGGGCTTGGTAAATGCCGAAAAGATGACCCAACTGCGCAAGTCCCAGCAGAACCCCAGCTTGATGAACTTGTACAACGAGTGGCTGGAGAAGCCCGGCAGCACAGTGGCCCATCAGGCTCTGCACACCGAATACAAGCCCCGGCGGCGCTTAGCAGGGCTGGGAATCACCCTGGAGGAAGGGGCCCAGACCGATGTGGAAGTCTGTATCGGAACCTGCTGCTACCTGCGGGGTTCCTACGACATCCTGCAGCAGATCTCCAAGGAGATCCAGACGGCTGGGTGTGAAGAAAAGGTTAACTTGAAGGGCACCTTCTGCTTTGAACAATGCAGCGGTGGCCCGATGGTAAGAATCAACGATACCCTGATTGGCAACGTCACCCCGGAGAAGGTACCGGAGCTAATCAAGCAGATTGTGGAACTAACGACAGAAAAACAGTAA
- the hslO gene encoding Hsp33 family molecular chaperone HslO, with protein sequence MSDKLIRAMIANKQARILVARTTETVETGRTIHGTYPTATAAFGRSLTAAALLGAMCKADERVLLQIIGDGPLGRIVAESSPSLEVRGFVTNPHVHLPLNPQGKLAVGQAVGKGHLYVIRQTGLKTPYQGGVTLVSGEIADDLAYYFARSEQIPSVVSLGVLVNPDNSVRAAGGLILQVLPGAEEWVIDQLEKRAQQLPPISRLIENGKTPEAIIHLLAADLEPEIISEEPVAYKCNCSRERFATALQVVQEEELRQMITEDQGAELVCHFCGNRYQLTAQELEDILAARGKENPSTP encoded by the coding sequence GTGAGTGATAAACTCATTCGAGCTATGATCGCCAACAAGCAAGCGAGGATCTTGGTGGCAAGAACCACGGAGACAGTGGAAACGGGAAGAACCATCCACGGCACCTATCCCACTGCCACCGCGGCCTTCGGTCGCTCTCTTACGGCGGCGGCTTTGCTGGGAGCCATGTGCAAAGCCGATGAACGGGTGCTTTTGCAGATTATCGGCGACGGGCCCTTGGGCCGGATCGTGGCCGAAAGTAGTCCCAGCTTGGAAGTGAGGGGCTTTGTCACCAATCCCCACGTCCATCTGCCCTTGAACCCCCAGGGGAAACTGGCGGTGGGACAAGCGGTGGGGAAGGGGCACCTGTACGTCATCCGCCAGACGGGGCTAAAGACCCCCTACCAAGGTGGTGTGACCTTGGTGAGTGGTGAGATCGCGGACGACTTGGCCTACTACTTTGCCCGTTCAGAACAGATTCCTTCCGTTGTCTCCCTGGGGGTCTTGGTGAACCCCGACAATTCCGTCCGGGCTGCGGGGGGCTTGATTCTCCAAGTACTGCCCGGAGCGGAGGAGTGGGTTATCGATCAACTGGAAAAGCGGGCCCAACAACTACCTCCCATCAGCCGCCTCATCGAAAACGGAAAGACCCCAGAAGCCATCATTCATCTGTTGGCGGCGGATCTAGAACCGGAGATCATCAGTGAGGAGCCGGTAGCCTACAAGTGCAATTGCTCACGGGAACGATTCGCCACCGCCCTACAGGTCGTTCAGGAAGAGGAACTGCGGCAAATGATCACCGAAGATCAGGGGGCGGAGCTGGTGTGCCATTTCTGCGGCAATAGGTATCAGCTTACGGCCCAAGAGCTAGAGGACATCCTGGCGGCCAGAGGGAAAGAAAATCCGTCGACACCTTGA